A stretch of Nonomuraea africana DNA encodes these proteins:
- a CDS encoding dihydrofolate reductase family protein — MPVGTPALDEGITSPYSPLRQYVLSTTLPDSTDPEVEIVRGEPLELVRRLKKEEGMDIYLAGGGRLAAAVLPEIDELIIKHYPVVAGTGVPAFSGEFRPTLFIPTTSETFSNGARVTWYART; from the coding sequence GTGCCCGTCGGCACGCCCGCCCTCGACGAGGGCATCACCAGCCCGTACAGCCCGCTGCGGCAGTACGTGCTCTCCACGACGCTGCCCGACAGCACCGACCCCGAGGTCGAGATCGTCAGGGGCGAGCCGCTGGAGCTGGTGCGGCGGCTGAAGAAGGAGGAGGGCATGGACATCTACCTGGCCGGCGGCGGCCGGCTGGCCGCGGCGGTCCTGCCGGAGATCGACGAGCTGATCATCAAGCACTACCCGGTGGTCGCGGGCACGGGCGTCCCCGCCTTCTCCGGGGAGTTCAGGCCCACGCTGTTCATCCCGACCACGTCCGAGACCTTCAGCAACGGGGCGCGGGTCACGTGGTACGCCAGGACGTGA
- a CDS encoding class II fructose-bisphosphate aldolase translates to MPLVGIAEIVHSAKAGVGAFNVIQLEHATAIVAGAEAAGAPVVLQISENAVRYHGALEPVALATLAVARRAAVPVAVHLDHATDRALVEEAVSLGLGSVMFDASALPDEENVAATAEVVAHCHANGVWVEAELGEVGGKDGVHAPGARTKPHEAVDYVARTGVDALAVAVGTSHAMTTKDAVLDLALIAELAAAVPVPLVLHGSSGVSDDNLRDAVRHGMKKINIATHLNKAFTGAVREYLAADPKVVDSRKYLRAGRDAVAREVTHLLGVLG, encoded by the coding sequence ATGCCTCTCGTCGGCATCGCCGAGATCGTCCACAGCGCGAAGGCAGGAGTCGGCGCGTTCAACGTGATCCAGCTGGAGCACGCCACCGCCATCGTCGCGGGCGCCGAGGCGGCGGGCGCCCCCGTGGTGCTGCAGATCAGTGAGAACGCGGTCCGCTACCACGGCGCGCTCGAGCCCGTCGCGCTCGCCACGCTGGCCGTCGCCAGGCGCGCGGCCGTGCCCGTCGCCGTGCACCTCGACCACGCCACCGACAGGGCCCTCGTCGAGGAGGCCGTCTCCCTGGGCCTCGGCTCCGTCATGTTCGACGCCTCCGCGCTGCCCGACGAGGAGAACGTCGCCGCCACGGCCGAGGTCGTCGCCCACTGCCACGCGAACGGCGTGTGGGTGGAGGCCGAGCTGGGCGAGGTCGGCGGCAAGGACGGTGTGCACGCCCCCGGGGCCCGTACCAAGCCGCACGAGGCCGTCGACTACGTCGCCCGCACCGGCGTGGACGCGCTCGCGGTCGCCGTCGGCACCTCGCACGCGATGACCACCAAGGACGCCGTGCTCGACCTGGCGCTGATCGCGGAGCTGGCCGCCGCGGTGCCGGTGCCGCTGGTGCTGCACGGCTCCTCCGGCGTCTCCGACGACAACCTGCGCGACGCCGTACGGCACGGCATGAAGAAGATCAACATCGCCACGCACCTCAACAAGGCGTTCACCGGCGCGGTCCGCGAGTACCTGGCCGCCGACCCCAAGGTGGTCGACTCCCGCAAGTACCTCAGGGCCGGACGCGACGCGGTGGCCCGCGAGGTCACCCACCTGCTCGGCGTCCTGGGCTGA
- a CDS encoding TetR/AcrR family transcriptional regulator: protein MPSSRAGVPTGTASNYFANRDDLLTQAGGRIYERLQPDEATMELSLKGPRDQGRTVELMRELVARITAYDIGYLALLELRLEATRRAALRAVLTERIRADVEANVRYHLESGLPGDATMVKLLYLAMNWLIVERLTLPDVFSPEESEELVTRAVERLMPSS from the coding sequence ATGCCCTCGTCGAGGGCGGGCGTGCCGACGGGCACCGCGTCCAACTACTTCGCCAACCGCGACGATCTGCTCACCCAGGCGGGCGGCCGGATCTACGAGCGGCTGCAGCCCGACGAGGCCACGATGGAGCTGAGCCTGAAGGGGCCCCGCGACCAGGGCAGGACCGTCGAGCTGATGCGGGAGCTGGTGGCCAGGATCACCGCCTACGACATCGGCTATCTCGCCCTGCTGGAGCTGAGGCTGGAGGCGACGCGGCGGGCCGCGCTGCGGGCCGTCCTGACGGAGCGCATCAGGGCCGATGTCGAGGCGAACGTCCGCTACCACCTGGAGTCGGGCCTGCCGGGCGACGCGACCATGGTGAAGCTGCTCTACCTGGCGATGAACTGGCTGATCGTGGAGCGGCTCACGCTGCCCGACGTGTTCAGCCCCGAGGAGAGCGAGGAGCTCGTGACGCGGGCGGTCGAACGGCTCATGCCCAGCTCGTAG
- the nagA gene encoding N-acetylglucosamine-6-phosphate deacetylase produces the protein MSLTLADARIATPEGVHDGWLTIEDGRITHVGHGPAPRTGHSLAGRLVVPGFVDIHNHGGAGGSFPTGEQDKARDAVALHERHGTTTMVASLVTGSVEDIASATASLAELCDEGLLAGIHFEGPYISKARCGAHDPRLLREPDPKEFGELVKAGRGHVRMLTIAAELPGALDTIRTAAAEGVIAALGHSDATYDQTIAGIEAGARVATHLYNALPPLGHRTPGPIAALLEDERVTIELINDGVHVHPAMLRLAYTVAGPERTVLITDAMAATGMGDGTYVLGSMEVSVRDGVARLVEGGSIAGSTLTMDVAFRRAVREVGFSIAEAVEVSSLTPARVLGLEDRIGSIAAGKVADLVVMNDSLEVAGVMRRGAWITEP, from the coding sequence ATGAGCCTTACTCTCGCCGACGCCCGTATCGCGACCCCCGAGGGAGTTCACGACGGGTGGCTGACCATCGAAGACGGCCGCATCACGCATGTGGGCCACGGACCCGCCCCCCGAACGGGCCACAGCCTGGCCGGACGACTCGTCGTCCCGGGCTTCGTCGACATCCACAACCATGGCGGCGCGGGCGGGTCCTTTCCGACTGGTGAGCAGGACAAGGCGCGCGACGCGGTCGCGCTCCACGAGAGGCACGGCACCACCACGATGGTCGCCAGCCTGGTGACGGGGTCGGTCGAGGACATCGCCTCGGCCACCGCCTCCCTCGCCGAGCTGTGCGACGAGGGGCTCCTCGCCGGCATCCACTTCGAGGGTCCCTACATCTCCAAGGCGCGCTGCGGCGCGCACGACCCCAGGCTGCTGCGCGAGCCCGACCCCAAGGAGTTCGGCGAGCTGGTCAAGGCCGGGCGCGGGCACGTGCGCATGCTGACCATCGCCGCCGAGCTGCCCGGCGCGCTCGACACCATCCGTACGGCGGCCGCCGAAGGCGTCATCGCCGCCCTCGGCCACAGCGACGCCACCTACGACCAGACGATCGCCGGCATCGAAGCGGGCGCGCGGGTCGCCACCCACCTCTACAACGCGCTGCCCCCGCTCGGCCACCGCACGCCCGGCCCCATCGCGGCCCTACTGGAGGACGAGCGCGTCACGATCGAGCTGATCAACGACGGCGTGCACGTCCACCCCGCCATGCTGCGCCTGGCCTACACGGTCGCGGGGCCCGAGCGCACGGTGCTGATCACCGACGCGATGGCCGCCACGGGCATGGGCGACGGCACGTACGTGCTCGGCTCGATGGAGGTCAGCGTCAGGGACGGCGTCGCCCGCCTGGTCGAGGGCGGCTCGATCGCCGGCAGCACGCTGACCATGGACGTCGCCTTCCGCCGCGCCGTCCGGGAGGTCGGGTTCTCGATCGCGGAGGCGGTCGAGGTGTCCTCGCTCACCCCCGCCCGCGTGCTGGGCCTCGAGGACCGGATCGGCTCGATCGCCGCGGGCAAGGTGGCCGACCTGGTTGTCATGAACGACTCTCTCGAGGTCGCCGGCGTCATGCGGCGCGGCGCCTGGATCACGGAGCCCTGA
- a CDS encoding phosphotransferase family protein yields MADLQGTHVVAVDGDVVTKRFVDGKAGGAEREWRALSLLAEHAPGLTPEPIAFEPGVVVMSRLEGTPLRGLTLGPPHLEGLAEALARLHEAVPARILAGVPERPWQAAQLSAQVREWCARWRPRGSLADLAVREGARWLDGWRPGPAGARPAFGAGDGNLANFLWDGTRVRIVDFEDSGRSDRAFELAEAAEHVSAWVDGEVDVTAWVELDRDEAARVRECRRLQALTWLFLLSGEGPRNPPGTFGRQVERVLRALDD; encoded by the coding sequence ATGGCCGATCTTCAGGGCACGCACGTGGTTGCGGTGGACGGCGACGTGGTCACCAAGCGCTTCGTCGACGGGAAGGCGGGGGGAGCCGAGCGCGAGTGGCGCGCGCTGTCCCTGCTGGCCGAGCACGCGCCGGGACTCACGCCCGAGCCGATCGCCTTCGAGCCCGGCGTGGTGGTGATGTCGCGGTTGGAAGGGACGCCGTTGCGGGGTCTGACACTCGGCCCGCCGCATCTGGAGGGCCTGGCAGAGGCGCTCGCGAGGCTGCACGAGGCGGTGCCCGCCCGGATCCTCGCCGGCGTGCCCGAGCGGCCATGGCAGGCAGCCCAACTGTCCGCGCAGGTGCGCGAGTGGTGCGCCCGGTGGCGGCCCAGGGGCTCGCTCGCCGACCTCGCGGTGAGGGAGGGCGCCAGGTGGCTGGACGGCTGGCGGCCGGGTCCCGCAGGCGCGCGACCCGCCTTCGGCGCGGGAGACGGCAACCTGGCCAACTTCCTCTGGGACGGCACGCGCGTGCGGATCGTGGACTTCGAGGACTCGGGCCGCAGCGACCGGGCCTTCGAACTCGCCGAGGCGGCCGAGCACGTGTCGGCCTGGGTAGACGGCGAGGTCGATGTCACGGCCTGGGTCGAACTCGACCGCGACGAGGCGGCCAGGGTGCGCGAGTGCCGCAGGCTGCAGGCGTTGACGTGGCTGTTCCTGCTGTCGGGCGAGGGCCCGCGCAACCCGCCGGGCACGTTCGGACGGCAGGTCGAGCGGGTGCTGCGAGCGCTGGACGACTGA
- the guaB gene encoding IMP dehydrogenase has protein sequence MSKFTETGLTFDDVLLVPAYSDMQPGDASTATRLSRGITLSIPLVSAAMDTVTEARMAVAMARQGGIGILHRNLSIEEQAQQADLVKRSEAGMVTNPVTCSPDDTLADVERLCAAYRISGAPVTDADGVLLGIVTNRDMRYESDQSRTVREVMTAMPLVTAPVGVSRDDAFALLKANKIEKLPLVDGQGRLRGLITIKDFTKSEQYPLSTKDADGRLIVGAAIGVAGDAEQRAQALIDAGVDVIIVDTAHGDSKGVGDMIAKVKANSQGIDVIGGNVATRAGAQLLIDAGADAVKVGVGPGSICTTRVVAGVGAPQITAIHQAALACGPAGVPLIGDGGLQYSGDIVKAIAAGADTVMLGSLLAGCEESPGDLIFINGKQFKSYRGMGSLGAVRNRERGGTSFSKDRYGQDEVSSEDKYIPEGIEGQVPYRGPVSAVTYQLVGGLHQGMWYAGCRTISEMHERSQLMPITSAGLKESHPHDIQMTVEAPNYHRR, from the coding sequence ATGTCCAAATTCACTGAAACGGGGCTCACGTTCGACGACGTGTTGCTCGTTCCCGCCTATTCGGACATGCAGCCGGGTGACGCGAGCACGGCGACACGGCTCTCACGGGGCATCACCCTGTCCATCCCGCTGGTCTCCGCCGCGATGGACACCGTGACCGAGGCGCGCATGGCGGTGGCGATGGCCCGCCAGGGCGGCATCGGCATCCTGCACCGCAACCTGTCCATCGAGGAGCAGGCCCAGCAGGCCGACCTGGTGAAGCGCTCCGAGGCCGGCATGGTCACCAATCCGGTGACCTGCTCGCCCGACGACACTCTCGCCGACGTCGAGCGGCTGTGCGCCGCCTACCGCATCTCCGGAGCCCCCGTCACCGACGCCGACGGCGTGCTCCTCGGCATCGTCACCAACCGTGACATGCGCTACGAGAGCGACCAGAGCCGCACCGTGCGTGAGGTCATGACCGCCATGCCGCTGGTCACCGCGCCGGTCGGGGTCTCGCGCGACGACGCGTTCGCGCTGCTCAAGGCGAACAAGATCGAGAAGCTGCCGCTCGTCGACGGCCAGGGCAGGCTGCGCGGCCTCATCACCATCAAGGACTTCACCAAGAGCGAGCAGTACCCGCTGTCCACCAAGGACGCCGACGGCCGCCTGATCGTGGGCGCGGCCATCGGCGTGGCGGGCGACGCCGAGCAGCGCGCGCAGGCCCTCATCGACGCGGGCGTCGACGTCATCATCGTCGACACCGCCCACGGCGACTCCAAGGGCGTCGGCGACATGATCGCCAAGGTCAAGGCGAACAGCCAGGGCATCGACGTGATCGGCGGCAACGTCGCGACCCGCGCGGGCGCGCAGTTGCTGATCGACGCGGGCGCCGACGCCGTCAAGGTCGGGGTGGGCCCCGGCTCGATCTGCACCACCCGCGTGGTCGCGGGCGTGGGCGCGCCGCAGATCACCGCCATCCACCAGGCGGCGCTGGCCTGCGGTCCCGCGGGCGTCCCGCTGATCGGCGACGGCGGCCTGCAGTACTCGGGCGACATCGTCAAGGCGATCGCGGCGGGGGCCGACACGGTCATGCTCGGCTCGCTGCTGGCCGGGTGCGAGGAGTCGCCCGGCGACCTGATCTTCATCAACGGCAAGCAGTTCAAGTCCTACCGGGGCATGGGCTCGCTCGGCGCGGTCCGCAACCGCGAGCGCGGCGGCACCTCCTTCAGCAAGGACCGCTACGGCCAGGACGAGGTCAGCTCCGAGGACAAGTACATCCCCGAGGGCATCGAGGGCCAGGTGCCCTACCGCGGCCCCGTCTCCGCCGTCACCTACCAGCTCGTCGGCGGCCTCCACCAGGGCATGTGGTACGCAGGATGCCGCACGATCTCCGAGATGCACGAGCGCAGCCAGCTCATGCCGATCACCTCGGCCGGCCTCAAGGAGAGCCACCCGCACGACATCCAGATGACGGTCGAAGCTCCGAACTATCACAGAAGGTAA
- a CDS encoding DUF5319 domain-containing protein: protein MLEDVPPDPFADDPNDPSSALGDLDDAEPLTAAERDEAITDLADVEVFRSLLEPQGVLGLVLDCPECSEQHFFDWELLRGNLRQMIENGQPQVHEPAFHPDPSDYVSWEYARGYVDGVIDTEERH, encoded by the coding sequence GTGCTGGAAGACGTGCCACCGGACCCGTTCGCGGACGACCCGAACGACCCCAGCTCGGCGCTGGGCGACCTCGACGACGCCGAACCGCTGACCGCTGCCGAACGCGACGAGGCCATCACCGACCTCGCCGACGTCGAGGTCTTCCGCTCGCTGCTGGAGCCCCAGGGGGTGCTCGGCCTCGTTCTCGACTGCCCCGAATGCTCCGAGCAGCACTTCTTCGACTGGGAGCTGCTGCGCGGCAACCTCCGCCAGATGATCGAGAACGGCCAGCCGCAGGTGCACGAACCGGCCTTCCACCCCGACCCGTCCGACTACGTGAGCTGGGAGTACGCCAGAGGCTACGTCGACGGTGTCATCGACACCGAGGAACGGCACTGA
- a CDS encoding GuaB3 family IMP dehydrogenase-related protein, with the protein MTQVEIGRGKTGRRAYALDEIGLVPSRRTRDPEEVSITWQIDAYRFELPVVVAPMDSVVSPATAIAIGKLGGLAPLDLEGLWTRYEDPRPLLEECASLDIEAATRRLQEIYTAPIKEELIGRRIHEIRDAGVTTAVRLSPQRTVQFHKAVIDAGVDIFVIRGTTVSAEHVSSKAEPLNLKQFIYELDVPVIVGGCATYTAALHLMRTGAAGVLVGFGGGASHTTRNVLGVAVPMATAISDVAAARRDYLDESGGRYVHVIADGGMGTSGDIAKAIACGADAVMVGSPLARAAEAPGHGFHWGSEAHHPDLPRGRRVEFGTVGTLEQILHGPSSVADGSMNLMGALKRTMASTGYSDIKEFQRVEVVVAPVQR; encoded by the coding sequence ATGACTCAGGTGGAGATCGGCCGCGGCAAGACCGGCCGCCGTGCCTACGCGCTCGACGAGATCGGCCTGGTGCCGTCTCGGCGCACGCGCGACCCGGAGGAGGTCTCGATCACCTGGCAGATCGACGCCTACCGGTTCGAGCTGCCCGTCGTGGTCGCGCCCATGGACAGCGTCGTGTCGCCCGCGACGGCGATCGCGATCGGCAAGCTCGGCGGTCTCGCGCCGCTCGACCTGGAGGGCCTCTGGACGCGCTACGAGGACCCCAGGCCGCTCCTCGAGGAGTGTGCCTCCCTCGACATCGAGGCGGCCACGCGCAGGCTCCAGGAGATCTACACGGCCCCGATCAAGGAGGAGCTGATCGGGCGCAGGATCCACGAGATCCGCGACGCCGGCGTGACCACCGCGGTCCGCCTGTCGCCGCAGCGCACCGTGCAGTTCCACAAGGCGGTCATCGACGCGGGCGTCGACATCTTCGTCATCCGCGGCACCACGGTCTCGGCCGAGCACGTCTCGAGCAAGGCCGAACCGCTGAACCTCAAGCAGTTCATCTACGAGCTCGACGTGCCGGTGATCGTCGGCGGCTGCGCCACCTACACCGCCGCGCTGCACCTGATGCGCACCGGCGCCGCGGGCGTGCTGGTGGGCTTCGGCGGCGGGGCCTCGCACACCACGCGCAACGTGCTCGGCGTCGCGGTGCCGATGGCCACGGCGATCTCCGACGTCGCGGCGGCCCGCCGCGACTACCTCGACGAGTCGGGCGGCAGGTACGTCCACGTGATCGCCGACGGCGGCATGGGCACCTCGGGCGACATCGCCAAGGCCATAGCCTGCGGCGCCGACGCGGTGATGGTCGGCTCGCCGCTGGCCAGGGCGGCCGAGGCGCCTGGACACGGCTTCCACTGGGGTTCGGAGGCGCACCACCCCGACCTCCCGCGCGGGCGTCGCGTGGAGTTCGGCACGGTCGGCACCCTGGAGCAGATCCTGCACGGGCCCTCCAGTGTGGCCGACGGCTCGATGAACCTGATGGGCGCGCTCAAGCGGACGATGGCCTCCACGGGCTACTCCGACATCAAGGAGTTCCAGCGCGTCGAGGTGGTCGTGGCGCCGGTCCAGCGCTGA
- a CDS encoding helix-turn-helix transcriptional regulator: MRNDSSTMPDPLETLGLDPAQTALYTAVLRLHRATLSELAAAMDGPIDTVGRQLDDLVRLGVVDEQSGHYLARHPAAALGRLIAERLDLLAEESRRIDSALGSIRHLIRDYDAGRDYQSGPFTVEQVSGADILYESVVGIAVQSPTPMDLLTAIPDERTMIDFARKFADPWVDAQRRGLLALRAIIPVATLPLPGVRDQLSRLIETGGQVRTLDRVPSWFMTAGAGVAGLPATWGGNLPDHAYNFYVVRAPIVVGVLHSLFEELWARAMPLPWGRKADGVVQVLRLAAQGMCDDSIARHLGVSVRTVRARFADAMAELGAQSRFHAGVEAARRGWLT; the protein is encoded by the coding sequence ATGCGCAACGACTCCAGCACCATGCCCGACCCGCTCGAGACCCTCGGCCTCGATCCGGCACAGACCGCGCTGTACACGGCGGTGCTGAGACTGCACAGGGCCACCTTGAGCGAGCTCGCGGCGGCCATGGACGGCCCGATCGACACCGTCGGCAGGCAACTCGACGATCTCGTCCGGCTGGGCGTCGTCGATGAGCAGTCAGGCCACTACCTCGCCCGCCATCCCGCGGCCGCGCTCGGCAGGCTGATCGCCGAACGCCTCGACCTGCTGGCCGAGGAGAGCCGCCGCATCGACTCCGCGCTCGGCTCCATCCGCCACCTCATCCGCGACTACGACGCCGGGCGCGACTACCAGAGCGGCCCGTTCACCGTCGAGCAGGTCAGCGGCGCCGACATCCTCTACGAGAGCGTCGTCGGCATCGCCGTGCAGTCGCCCACGCCCATGGATCTGCTCACCGCGATCCCCGACGAGCGAACCATGATCGACTTCGCCAGGAAGTTCGCCGACCCGTGGGTCGACGCGCAGCGGCGCGGCCTGCTGGCGCTGCGCGCGATCATCCCGGTGGCGACGCTGCCGCTGCCCGGGGTGCGCGACCAGCTCAGCCGCCTGATCGAGACCGGCGGTCAGGTCCGCACCCTCGACAGGGTGCCGAGCTGGTTCATGACCGCGGGCGCGGGAGTGGCGGGCCTGCCCGCCACCTGGGGCGGCAACCTGCCCGACCACGCCTACAACTTCTACGTCGTACGGGCGCCCATCGTCGTCGGCGTGCTGCACTCGCTGTTCGAGGAGTTGTGGGCGAGGGCGATGCCGCTGCCGTGGGGGCGCAAGGCCGACGGGGTGGTGCAGGTGCTGCGGCTGGCCGCGCAGGGCATGTGCGACGACTCCATCGCGCGGCACCTCGGGGTGTCGGTGCGCACGGTCCGCGCCAGGTTCGCCGACGCCATGGCCGAGTTGGGCGCGCAGTCGCGCTTCCACGCCGGGGTGGAGGCCGCCCGCAGAGGATGGCTCACGTAG
- a CDS encoding sigma-70 family RNA polymerase sigma factor has translation MPNVSEGSVADAKIGVRLASRLPARSDESDLRELTSLAVQGDRSAIESLLGELRPMVVRYCRARLGRVSGQYHIADDVAQEVCIAVLSALPRYRDMGRPFASFVFGIASHKVADALRSSVRSAVPTQDLPDGPDDGPGPEETVVRYIEVEQARRLLSRLPDNQRELLLLRVVSGLSAEETGNVLGMSPGAVRVAQHRALARLRQMAELESIA, from the coding sequence ATGCCTAACGTGAGCGAGGGAAGCGTCGCCGACGCCAAAATTGGGGTAAGGCTAGCGTCGAGACTTCCGGCACGATCGGATGAGTCCGACCTTCGGGAACTGACGAGCCTCGCCGTCCAGGGGGATCGCAGTGCGATCGAATCTCTGCTCGGGGAGCTCCGCCCGATGGTGGTGCGCTATTGCCGGGCGCGCCTCGGCAGGGTTTCAGGGCAATATCACATTGCAGATGATGTGGCGCAGGAAGTGTGCATCGCCGTTCTGTCCGCACTGCCGCGCTATCGCGATATGGGGCGGCCGTTCGCCTCGTTCGTGTTCGGGATCGCCTCGCACAAGGTCGCCGACGCGCTGCGCAGTTCGGTGCGCTCGGCCGTACCCACGCAGGATCTGCCCGACGGGCCCGACGACGGGCCGGGTCCCGAGGAGACGGTGGTCCGCTACATCGAGGTGGAGCAGGCCCGCAGGCTGCTGTCGAGGCTGCCCGACAACCAGCGCGAGTTGCTGCTGTTGCGGGTGGTATCAGGGCTGTCGGCCGAGGAGACCGGTAATGTACTCGGCATGTCACCAGGAGCGGTTCGGGTCGCCCAGCATCGGGCCCTGGCCAGGTTGCGGCAGATGGCCGAGCTGGAGTCGATCGCTTGA
- a CDS encoding 1-phosphofructokinase family hexose kinase — protein MILTVTLNAALDVTYQVPDADWDGVNRVSAVHRRAGGKGVNVARVLAALGREVVVAGLVGGPTGQAVQADLDAAGLPSALTPISGDSRTTLVIHSTTTALFNEPGPVVTADELDRFVADFARLAKGAEAVVISGSLPRGVPADFYATLAAMAGVPAIVDADGEPLRHAPKGRPAIVKPNKEELARAFPGGGAEELMAQGAGAVVVSMGEEGLHAITPSGVFRARMPYRVEGNPTGAGDALVAGLALGLAEGTPWPERLRRAAALGAAAVAAPVAGDFDRDVFDAIHPQIVIA, from the coding sequence ATGATCCTCACCGTCACGCTCAACGCCGCCCTCGACGTCACCTACCAGGTGCCCGACGCCGACTGGGACGGGGTGAACCGCGTCTCCGCGGTGCACAGGCGTGCCGGTGGCAAGGGTGTCAACGTCGCGCGGGTGCTCGCCGCCCTCGGCCGTGAGGTCGTGGTGGCGGGCCTCGTGGGCGGACCCACGGGCCAGGCCGTCCAGGCCGATCTCGACGCGGCGGGACTGCCCTCCGCCCTCACCCCCATCAGCGGCGACTCCCGCACCACGCTGGTGATCCACTCGACCACCACCGCGCTCTTCAACGAGCCGGGGCCCGTCGTGACCGCCGACGAGCTCGACCGCTTCGTCGCCGACTTCGCCCGCCTGGCCAAGGGGGCCGAGGCCGTCGTCATCTCCGGCAGCCTCCCCCGAGGCGTCCCCGCCGACTTCTACGCCACGCTCGCCGCCATGGCCGGCGTCCCCGCGATCGTCGACGCCGACGGCGAACCGCTCCGCCACGCGCCCAAGGGCAGGCCCGCGATCGTCAAGCCCAACAAGGAGGAGCTCGCCCGCGCCTTCCCCGGCGGGGGCGCCGAGGAGCTCATGGCCCAGGGCGCCGGGGCGGTCGTCGTCTCGATGGGCGAGGAAGGGCTGCACGCCATCACCCCTTCAGGAGTCTTCCGCGCGCGCATGCCGTACCGGGTGGAGGGGAACCCGACGGGTGCGGGCGACGCGCTGGTCGCCGGGCTGGCGCTCGGCCTGGCCGAGGGCACGCCCTGGCCCGAACGGCTGCGCAGGGCCGCCGCGCTGGGCGCCGCCGCCGTCGCCGCGCCCGTGGCGGGCGACTTCGACCGTGACGTGTTCGACGCCATCCACCCTCAGATCGTCATCGCTTAA
- a CDS encoding SIS domain-containing protein produces the protein MTTHTEAEIASQPSCWQRAVAHIPADALPQPGERVAVIGCGTSWFIAMAYATLREQAGLGETDAFAASEAPLGRSYDRVLALTRSGTTTEVLDLLGKVDAKTTAITADPNTPVMTLADHVVVLDYADERSVVQTRFATTQLALLRASLGEDLTQAIADATEAVSAPLPAELVEAEQFSFLGAGWSVGLAQEAALKMREASRSWTEAYPAMEYRHGPISIAGPGRVTWMLGTAPEGLREQVEATGGTFFETSLDPMAELIRAQRVAVARAFARGLDPDEPMHLTRSVILSP, from the coding sequence TTGACCACCCACACGGAGGCCGAGATCGCGTCCCAGCCGAGTTGCTGGCAACGCGCCGTCGCGCACATCCCGGCCGACGCCCTGCCCCAGCCGGGCGAGCGGGTCGCCGTCATCGGCTGTGGCACCTCCTGGTTCATCGCGATGGCCTACGCCACGCTGCGTGAGCAGGCGGGGCTCGGCGAGACCGACGCCTTCGCCGCGTCCGAGGCGCCGCTGGGCCGCTCCTACGACAGGGTGCTCGCGCTGACCCGCTCCGGCACCACCACCGAGGTCCTCGACCTGCTCGGCAAGGTCGACGCGAAGACCACGGCCATCACCGCGGACCCGAACACCCCCGTCATGACTCTGGCCGACCACGTCGTCGTGCTCGACTACGCCGACGAGCGGTCGGTCGTGCAGACCCGCTTCGCCACCACCCAGCTCGCGCTGCTGCGCGCCAGCCTCGGCGAGGACCTCACCCAGGCCATCGCCGACGCCACCGAGGCCGTCTCCGCGCCGCTGCCCGCCGAGCTGGTCGAGGCCGAGCAGTTCAGCTTCCTCGGCGCCGGCTGGTCGGTCGGTCTCGCCCAGGAGGCCGCGCTGAAGATGCGCGAGGCCTCGCGGTCGTGGACCGAGGCCTACCCCGCGATGGAGTACCGCCACGGCCCGATCAGCATCGCCGGGCCCGGACGCGTCACCTGGATGCTCGGCACCGCGCCCGAGGGCCTGCGTGAGCAGGTCGAGGCGACCGGCGGCACGTTCTTCGAGACCTCGCTCGACCCGATGGCCGAGCTGATCCGCGCCCAGCGGGTGGCCGTCGCGCGCGCCTTCGCCCGCGGGCTCGACCCCGACGAGCCGATGCACCTCACGCGATCTGTGATTCTTTCTCCATGA